AACCGCCGGCCCGTTTTCGGCCGTGGGATATTATTTCGGGCTCGAGCTGCTCAAGACTTTGGATGTTCCCATCGGCCTGATCGGGTCGGCCTGGGGCGGCACGGACATCGAACCCTGGACCCCGCCGGCCGGGTTTGCGGCCGTCCCCGAGGTCAAGCCCTATCTGGCTGCGGCCGAGCGGAGGGAGGCGGACTTCCGTCAAGCCCTGGCCGGAACGCTGCCGGCCTGGCAGGCCTGGATCGGCGAAACCAAGAAGGCCTTGGCCGCCGGGGCGTCCTTGCCCGCCAAGCCCGCCCAGCCGGTCGATCCCTTCGACTCGCCCCAGACGCCGACCGGACTCTACAACGGCATGATCCACGCCCTGATCCGTTTCCCGGTCCGGGGCGCCATCTGGTACCAGGGCGAGAACAACCGCAACGACACCTTGGCCTACGAGAAGAAGATGGAAGCCCTGATCCTGGGCTGGCGCGAAGTCTGGAAGTCGCCGGACCTGGCTTTTTATTATGTCCAGCTGGCCCCTTATTATTACGCGTACAACCGGGATTACGCCGGCGGCGATATCCCTGATTTCCTGCGCCTGCCGCTCGTCTGGGAGGCCCAGTCCAATATCCTGCGCCTGCCGCATACCGGCATGGCCGTGATCACCGACATCACGGACCTCATGGATATCCACCCGCGCAACAAGCGTGACGTCGGCTACCGGCTGTCGCTCTGGGCCCGGGCCAAGCTCTACGGAGAATCGGGGCTAGTCTGTTCGGGCCCGCTCTTCAAGTCCATGGCCGTCGAGGGCGCGAAGGCCAGAATCGCCTTCGATTTTGTCGGCGGCGGGCTGATGGCCAACGATGGCCAATCCATCAAGTGGTTCGAGATCGCCGGCGAGGATAAGATTTTTTATCGGGCCGAGGCGAAAATCGAAGGGGCTGCCGTCGTCGTCTCCAACCCCCGGGTCGCGGCTCCCAAGGCTGTCCGGTTCGGCTGGCATCAGATGGCCGTTCCCAACCTGGCCAACCAGGAAGGGCTGCCGGCCTCGCCGTTCCGCACCGACCGCTGGTGATACATTCGCTGCGCCAAACCCCGATTTTCAAATCGGGGTTATAAGCGCCGCTCAGTATGAACCCTATAAATACCCCGGGCTTCAGCCCGGGGTATCGAGCGGGTTTATTCCCGATATTAGGGCTTAGCCTCGGCCGGATGGGCCGCTTCGGCGCCGGCGACGAGCCCGCTGGCCCAAGCCCAGGCCAGGTTGTAGCCGCCGCGCGGCCCTTGGACATCCAGGACTTCGCCGGCCAGGAAGAGCCGCGGCCGTTTTTTCGATTCGAGCGTCGTCTCGTCCACTTCCCGCGCGTCGACCCCCCCCGAGGTGAATTCGGCCTCGTTCCAGCCTCTCGTGCCCTGGACGGGAAAGATTTTTCTCTTAAGTGCCGCGGCCAGGACGCGAGGCCGCGGTCCGGAAGCCGCCGGGTCGATCGGGGCGAACGAAGGCGCGAGGGCGGCCAGCTTCTCCGGGAGGAGCCCGGCGGCCAACTCGGATTCAACCCAGCCGGTTTGCGACCGTCTCCCCAGCTCAGAGGCCAAATCGTCCAAAGACAGATAGGGGACGAAATCGACAGCCACAGCCGTCTCTTGACCGCCGTCCCGGTTCAGGGCGATGGACAAGGGCTCGCTGATATCGAGGATGGCCGTCCCCGAGAGTCCGTAGGCCGTAAAAAGAAGATCCCCCTCGGCTTCGGCGGCCGTCTTCCCGCCGACGAGCGCCTCGGCCCGGACCCTGACCTTCAGGCCTTGCAGGAAATGGCAGAGCTTGTCTTTGATGACGAGCGGGACCGCGCTGGGGACCGGCGGGATGATCCGGTGGCCGAACGCGCGGGCCAGCTCGTACCCGCTCCCGTTCGAGCCCAGAGCCGGATAGGACTTGCCCCCCGCGGCTAGGATCAAGACGCGGGCCGCGAAGGATCGGCCGCCGGTGACGGCGATCTCGAAGCCTCCGCCGGCGGGCTTCAACCCGATCACTTCGCATCCC
The DNA window shown above is from Candidatus Aminicenantes bacterium and carries:
- a CDS encoding sialate O-acetylesterase, which translates into the protein MSVKLSPPLAILMAAALLAAAPLAAAIKLPSVIGDHMVVQRDKPVAVWGWAEPGETITVRLAGGETAVKAGPDGRFEASLPALKSGGGPYEMTVQGGKSPAVVVKDILVGEVWVCSGQSNMEFPLSSTATPIPELLRADQPRLRLYRVPKRISAVPLDNIDASWTLCTPETAGPFSAVGYYFGLELLKTLDVPIGLIGSAWGGTDIEPWTPPAGFAAVPEVKPYLAAAERREADFRQALAGTLPAWQAWIGETKKALAAGASLPAKPAQPVDPFDSPQTPTGLYNGMIHALIRFPVRGAIWYQGENNRNDTLAYEKKMEALILGWREVWKSPDLAFYYVQLAPYYYAYNRDYAGGDIPDFLRLPLVWEAQSNILRLPHTGMAVITDITDLMDIHPRNKRDVGYRLSLWARAKLYGESGLVCSGPLFKSMAVEGAKARIAFDFVGGGLMANDGQSIKWFEIAGEDKIFYRAEAKIEGAAVVVSNPRVAAPKAVRFGWHQMAVPNLANQEGLPASPFRTDRW
- a CDS encoding aminoacetone oxidase family FAD-binding enzyme, with amino-acid sequence MARTDSSGDARRIAVVVVGGGAAGLAAAIAAARAGARVSILERLPRPGKKILVTGGGRCNLGHSPLKAAAFTSTNPALVRSVLDRTDGAAILEFFRGLGLATRVEEGRVYPATNQAASVLRLLEREARALGVVVETGCEVIGLKPAGGGFEIAVTGGRSFAARVLILAAGGKSYPALGSNGSGYELARAFGHRIIPPVPSAVPLVIKDKLCHFLQGLKVRVRAEALVGGKTAAEAEGDLLFTAYGLSGTAILDISEPLSIALNRDGGQETAVAVDFVPYLSLDDLASELGRRSQTGWVESELAAGLLPEKLAALAPSFAPIDPAASGPRPRVLAAALKRKIFPVQGTRGWNEAEFTSGGVDAREVDETTLESKKRPRLFLAGEVLDVQGPRGGYNLAWAWASGLVAGAEAAHPAEAKP